The genomic DNA GCGTTAAAAAGGAATTCTGCGCCAGTGTCTGAAAAGGAAAGTAAGCGATTAATAGCCCGGTCAAAAAATTGAAAGACCGGTTTTCCGATGGGAGTAGCCAGAATGAAGATGGCAAAGGCCACTTGCAGACCCAAACCCCAGAATACGATGCGAAGTTTGATAGCTTTGCGGTTGTTTGACATAAGATAAGCGATACCCAGAATGGCAGCGATGCCCAGTAATCCAGTTAGTCTTTGCATGGTTTATTCCTCAGGTGGTTCGTAACAACTACGGCATCTGGCTTCGTAACTTTCAGCTTCCCCGACCTGGATCTGATCTCCAACATTACTCAAACGTTGGGTGAATCCAGCCGGGTTTCCGCAGATCACGCATATAGCCAGGTTTTTGGTAACATATTCAGCATCAATGATCAATTCCGGCATGGGGCCGAAAGGTTTTGCCCGATAATCTTTTTCCAGACCGGCCACGATCACTCTTTTTTTCTGGCGAGCCAATATCCGGCAAACTTCCACGATACCATCATCGAAGAACTGAGCTTCATCAATACCCACAACCTGGACATGTTTGGCCATGGGCAATATTTCAGCCGCGGTCTTTACCCGGGTGGATTTCAGCTGTTGTTTGCTATGGGAAACGATATGGTCTTCGCTGAAACGATTGTCAATATCCGGCTTGAAAATGGCCACATGTTGTCGGGC from Candidatus Neomarinimicrobiota bacterium includes the following:
- a CDS encoding thymidine kinase; this encodes MEHLTPHHSGWIEVITGSMFSGKTEELIRRLRRAEIARQHVAIFKPDIDNRFSEDHIVSHSKQQLKSTRVKTAAEILPMAKHVQVVGIDEAQFFDDGIVEVCRILARQKKRVIVAGLEKDYRAKPFGPMPELIIDAEYVTKNLAICVICGNPAGFTQRLSNVGDQIQVGEAESYEARCRSCYEPPEE